The stretch of DNA CTTGAAGCTGGTGTTCCCCTCCTTTCGGCCCTGCGGAGTATTGCCAAACAACTCAGCAACCTCAACTTTGTTGTTACCATCGAAGAAATCGCCAACAAAATTGAACGGGGGTACTCTCTGTCCCAAGCCCTTGCCGATTATCCCAAAACCTTCAATCGGGTTTTTCTGGGTATGGCTCAGTCTGGGGAAGCAGGTGGAAACCTCGACTGGACTCTGGGACGGCTTGCCGACTACCTCGAATGGGAAAAGGACCTCCGAGATAAAGTCCAGTCGGCGACGTACTACCCCATGATTCTGCTGGTGGCCATGATTGCCGCTTCGTTTTTCCTGGTATACTTTGTTTTTCCCCAGTTTGTCCTTCTTTTTGAAACTTTTACCATTGAACTGCCCCTTATCACCAAAGTGGTTCTCGGATTCATCCGGTTTGTGAATGCCAACTGGTTTTTGATTTATGGTTCTTTTCTGGGTGCAGTCCTTATTTTCTTTCTCTACATCGCTTCCGAAAAAGGCCGAAGGTGGTGGGACCGAAAAAAGTACCGTCTTCCCCTCTTTGGTCAACTCCTCCATAAACTCATTATCTCCCGTTTTGCCTGGATTTTGAATGGTCTTCTTCGTAGTGGCATGCCCATGGTTCAGGCTCTAGAAGTAGTGGCCACTTCCTTAGGTGATACCTATGTTCAGAATATGGTTCTTGAAATTGCCGAAAGCATCCGCCGGGGAAGAAACCTTTCCCAGAGTATCGCCCAGTTTCCCTTCTTCCCTCCGGTTGTGGTCCAGATGGTTAGTGTGGGTGAAGAGTCTGGTAACCTCGAACTCACCCTCAACAAAGTCACCGAACTCTACGACAAAGAGATTGTCCTTTTTGTCAGCCGTCTCTCTTCCACAATTGAACCTGCATTGACCATAATAATCGGTGTCGGAGTATTCATCGTAGCCCTATCCCTCTTTCTACCAATTTTTGAAATCGCCTCTAAGGGTATGCAAGGGGGTGGTATGTGAATAAATTTGGCAAGATAATTTATCTATAAAGTTTAGAGAGAGGATTTCAATATAGTTTCTTTCTGGAGGTGAAATCATGAACTGGTTCACAAAAAAGAAAAAGAGAGAAGAAGGTTTCACTTTGATTGAGCTTATCATTGTAGTGGCTATTATTGGATTCCTGATGGCCATAGCCATTCCCCGGTATACCACCTCACGTCTGGTTGCTGCACAGAATGCCACTAAAGCCAACCTCCATCAGATGGCTACAGCCATTGAGGTGTATTCGACGGAAAATGCTTTGGCCGACTATCCAAGCACTGCAGCAGGTTTAATAAACGCGATTAAGTCAAGCATCCCGAATCCCCCAAAAACTCCCATTGGAAACGTACCATATCAATGTAAAGCGAATTCCAGCACAGACTACCAGATTTGGGATCCGAATACCCCGGCAACAAGTGGCACGACCTACAGGTTTGTTATTGGACCAGGTGGAGTCATTTCTGAATCGAACAATTTAACTGGTGGTACAAACATCGAATAATTGTTCGTTAATCGAGAGCCCGGGGAATTCATTCCCCGGGCTCTATTCCCATGATTCGTATCGCCTTTGGAGTTATTCTTTTTTTTCTCTCTCTTGTTGATATTAAAACTCAGCGAATTCCCGATACCCTTACCATCTTCCTCTATGGCCTGGGGGGAATTTCACTTGTTTTGAATCCTTCGATCTACGACAAACTCCTGGGCGGGGGCATCCTTTTTGCTTTTTTCTTTCTTCTTTACCTTGCTCAGCCTAAAGGAGTGGGTTTTGGCGATGTGAAACTGGCTGGCGCCATCGGCTTTTTTTTAGGGTGGAAACTTGGTTTGTTGGCTCTCTTTTTTGCTTTTATAGGTGGTGGTATCGTAGGAATCATCCTCATCCTCACGAAAAGGAAAACCCTCAAAGATCCCCTCCCTTTTGGACCATTTTTGAGTGGTGGGGCAATTACCGCCCTCTTCTTCGGAGTGCGAATCCTTGATTGGTACATGAATCTCTTTTATTTCCCCTAATTATGCTGAGCATAAAACCTTCATCAGAAACGATATTGATTGGGAAACAAACGCATCCTGTTTTGTAAAAGTGAATTATTCTCTTTCTAAAAGGTTCCGAGGGTAGTCTGAGTTCCAGGTTTTTGTAACGGCTTCTATGCCGCTCTGAGAAAGTGTACACCAAGTCCCTCTTTAATAGGCAAAAAAGAAGAGTCGATCTGGACTAGTACAGCCCTTATACGTTGACCAAAAGAGACTTTTCTTATAAAATATTACCAAAATGATTAAATTCATGAATTTCAGGAGGGATTTCTCATTCGTTTTTCTACCCGATCCCGTTATGGTTTGCGGTTGATGATTCAACTGGCGCTTTCTTACGAAGAACGAAAATTGCTCTATATAAAGGAGATTGCCGAAAGAGAAGGAATATCTGAGAAATATCTCACCCAGATTGTGATTCCTCTCAAAGCAAAAGGCTTGATTACTTCTCGCAGGGGTTCAGGTGGAGGTTACCGTCTTTCACGTCATCCTTCACAGATTACGGTGCGAGAAGTGATGGAAGCATTAGAGGGAAACATTTTGCCAGTTGATTGCTTGGAAGGAAATACACGCTGCGAACGAGCTTCCTTCTGTGTGGCCAGAAAAGTTTGGCAACGGGTGGGAAGAAAGATCATCGAAGCTCTGGAAGAATTCACTCTGGAAGACCTGACCAAGATGAATCAAGCAAATCAAATGGTAGAATATTGCATTTGAGGAATGAGAGTGCGAGCCATTGGTCTTATTTCAGGAGGTTTGGATAGTGCACTGGCGGTTTCCCTCTTGAAGAAGCAAGACATCGAGGTCATTGCCCTCCGATTCCTGAGTCCTTTCTGGGGAAGAGGGAACCAGATAAAACAACTCGTGCAAGAATTAGGAGTAGAGTATCGAGAAATCGAAGTAGACGAAAGTTATCTGGCAATTATCAAAAACCCCCGCTATGGGTATGGAAAAAATATGAATTCCTGTATTGACTGCAAAATCTGGATGCTACGCCGGACCAGAGAACTCATGGAAGAATGGGGGGCTTCGTTCGTTTTTACTGGTGAAGTGATAGGGCAAAGGCCCAAGTCCCAGATGAAGAACACTCTGAGACTCATTGAAAAACAAAGTGGACTGAAAGGATTGTTACTCCGTCCCCTTTCCGCAAAACTCCTTCCAGAGACGATCCCAGAGAAGGAAGGGTGGATAAAACGAGAAGCATTGCTGGATATTTCGGGACGAGGAAGGGAAAAACAACTCAAACTCGCCGAAGAATGGAAAATACGGTCTTTTTCACCTCCGGCTGGTGGTTGCCTTCTGACCGAACCCAACTTTTCGAGGAGGTTACGGGATTTACTTCAACACGGGGGAAATCTCACCTTTCAAGAAATCGAACTTTTAAAGTTGGGAAGGCATTTCCGTTTTAACCCGACTTTCAAGCTCATCGTGGGACGAGATGCTGGAGAAAATGAAAAGATTTGGAGTGTTGCTACCCCTGAGGACGTGCTGTTTTTCCCTGTAGAGGGAAAAGGACCCATAGCACTGGGAAGAGGAAGAGAGAATAGAGACACTCTGGAAGATGCTGCTTCCTTATTAGCCTATTACGTCCGTTATGAGGATCACCATGTTCCCATTGGTATCGAACACCACCGCCTTAAAGAGGTGTGGCGTGTGCCAAAAATGGAAGAACAAGCAGTCAGGCAAAAAATGATTTAGGAGGAAACACGAAAATTACTGACGACGTCACCCGACTAATCAGAAAGGCACCGCTTATGCGACGGGGAAAAAATTGCAAAAGACTTGCCGGAGGAAGTTGTGGCTAAACTTGAATTTTTCAACCCCCGTAAGAGTCTAAAAGAGGCCCCTTTAGTCATGATTGAAGATGCCGAAAAAGGAAGACTCTCAAAACCTGAAACACTCATAGTTGAACCAACCATCGGCAATACCGGAATTGGTTTAACCTTTATCTTTGCCCGGGGGTGTCGCCCGGTTCTCTCCATGCCGTGTTCAAGGAATTGGGACCGGCTTTATTCCAGACATTCTCCAGGTAGAGCTTCTGAACGCGATTATCACGGTAAGCAATAAAGACGTCTTTGCCATGTTAAAATGCCTGGCAAAAGAGAAAGACATAGCTGCCTGGTGGTGAGCAATCAAAACCGCAAAAAGAGAGTAAAACCAGGAGAGTTCATCGTAGTTATTCTCCCCAACACTGGTGAACGGTATTTATCAATTTTTTGAGAGTGTGGTGAACTTTATGGTAAAGAAGAAAGTTCTTGTAGCCATGAGTGGTGGGATAGATTCTTCGGTTGCAGCTTTGATCCTTGTTGAAAGAGGATTTGAGGTTGCCGGGGTAACCATGTATTTTGGCCTTTCAACTTCTGAAAAGGCTGTCGAAGACGCTACTTCTGTCTGTAAAAAGCTTGACATTCCTCATCATGTTCTTGATTATTCCCACCACATGGAAGATATTGTCATTCAAGATTTTGTCAACCAGTATCGACAAGGAAAGACACCTAACCCCTGCGTGGTCTGCAATAAACACCTCAAGTTCGGAAAACTACTGAGTCATGCAAGAATTATGGGTTTTGACTACCTGGCTACTGGACACTATGCCAGAATTGAGGAACGCGGGGGGAAATATTTTCTGAAGAGGCCGAAAGATAGACGAAAAGACCAGACATATTTCCTCTATGGTATTGAACAAACACATCTCCCTTTTATCCTTTTTCCCCTCTCAGAGTTAACAAAAGAGGAAGTGCGAGCCCTGGCAACGTGGGCTCACCTCCCGGTGGCAACCAAACCCCAGAGCCAGGATGTCTGTTTTCTCCTCCATGGAGATTATCGGAAATTCCTCACCCAGAAGATCCAGGAAGACCTTTCTGGATTAATTGTGACATCTGATGGAAGGGTTTTAGGAAGGCATCGAGGATATTTCCAATATACGATTGGCCAGAGAAAAGGATTAAGAGTAAGCGGTGTAAAACCTTTTTACGTTGTTGCCATAAGGCCGGAACGTCACGAAGTTGTGGTAGGGGGAAGAGGAGAATTGAAGGTACGAGGTCTTATCGCGTCGCCCTGTAACATTCTTGTGGAAGCGTTTCCAACTCACCTTTTTGCTCAGGTACGGTATCTGCAAAGGGAAAGGCTGTGTTCTGTTAGAATACTGGATTTCCAAAAAGTGCAGGTGATGTTTGAGGAAGAAGTAGAAATGGTTACCCCTGGACAATCGGTGGTTTTCTACAGTCATGACGAAATTCTGGGCGGAGGAATCATTGAAAGGGTACTAGAATGAAGGAAGGAAGTGCAAAAAACATGATGGACGATCTTAAAAAAGATATTTTCAAACTCAAACAAGAAAAAAAAGCGCTGATTCTTGCTCACAATTACCAGTTACCCGAAGTACAGGATGTGGCTGATTTCGTAGGAGACTCGCTGGGCTTGAGCATCGCAGCGAGTCAAACCGATGCCAAGGTGATTGTATTTTGTGGTGTTTTCTTTATGGCAGAAACGGCCAAAATCCTTTCCCCTCAGAAGTTGGTTTTATTGCCCGAAGAAAAAGCTGGATGTCCAATGGCCGACATGATTACTGCACCGCAGCTGAGAGAGCTTAAAAGTCTTCACCCTCAAGCGGTAAGCCTATGCTATGTTAATACCTCGGCAGCAGTGAAAGCTGAATGTGATTATTGCTGCACTTCAGCAAACGCCGTGAAAATTGTAGAGGAGAGCTTGAAATCAGCTGCAGAAATTATTTTTGTTCCAGATCAACATCTTGCCCGATATGTTGCTTCTCAAACTGGAGGAAATTTCATCATTTGGCCGGGATACTGTCCGGTTCATGTCGATATCACACCAGAACACATTGAAGAGGCAAAAAAGCGTTATCCTCAAGCCCCTGTCCTTGTCCATCCTGAATGTCGTCAGGAAGTGATCGAACTTGCAGACCACGTTCTTTCCACGGAAGGCATGTGTTGGTATATGAAGAAGTCTTTAGCCTCCACCTTTATTGTGGGAACCGAAGTGGGGATTCTGTATCGCCTGCAAAAGGAAAATCCAACAAAGCGCTTTTATCCTGTGAGTGAGAATGCCATATGTGTTGATATGAAAAAGATTACCCTGGAAAAAATCGTGTCGAGCTTGGAAAAAATGGAATACCAGATTGAGTTACCAGAAGCAATCATTCAGAAGGCACAAAAAAGCATCAAGAGGATGATTCAATCTACATGAAGCTCCTAAGGGAGTTCACACTCTCCTTTTAATCTCTTAATGCTGGCTTTGAGGATGGCGTGAAGCATTTCTTGATACGACAATCCCGCAAAGAAGGCCATCTTTGCCAGGTGTCCATCCCAGCACCAGCCGGGGTTAGGGTTCACTTCCAGGAGATAAGGGTGGCTATCTTTACTAAGACGCCAGTCAAACCGGGCATAATCTCGGCATTCCAACCGTTCGAAGAGCTTCAAAGAGCTTGTAACGATGACTTTTTCAGTTTCTTTGTCCAATGTACAGGGAACGGAAGTAACCTTACCGTAAGGCGAATCCGGAAGCCATTTGGCTTCATACCCACAGATGGGTGGTAACCCTGGAGCAAGGAAGCTATAGTCTTCCTCGGTGAGCGGGAGGATTTGGTACGATTCAGGGGGATTTCCAATGATTCCCAGGCTCAGATCTTTACCAGTGAGGAACTCTTCCACTAGGATTGGTTTATCGTAACCAAACTTTCCCCGGATTTCGGAAACGGCTTCCACAAAATCATCCATATTTGTGGCAACACTTTTCTGAGTGATACCGAAACTGGAATCCCCAAAATTGGGTTTGAGAATAACCGGAAAATGAAAAGGGAGGTTGAAGGTGAAATCGTCAGATTGAATGAGAAAAGCCTTCGGAACCGGAATACCCATTTCTTTAGCTATACCACGAACCAAAGATTTGTCATAACAATACGCAAGACACCGAGGCGAGGAGCCAGTATATGGAAATCCCAGAATTTCAAGAAGGGCAGGGATATGGAGTTCTTTGCGAGCATCGTTGCTAAACCCTTCGTCACAAAGGTTAAACACAAGATCAACTTTGCCTCGAAGTTTCACAAGATCATGAACGAGTGTATCATGCCGATCAAGATAAATAAAAGAATAACCCGAGAGGTCGTTCAGAACACTTTTTAGGCTCTGAACTGTATAAAGGTCATCTTCGTCAAAAACCGTGTTTGGTTTAATCGGATCTGGTTGATGAGGATCTCCGAGGAGAACAGCGACTCTGAAGCTCTTTTTTTTACTCTTTCCTAGACGATCAATCGAGACAGGTTTATGCACCCGCGCACTCAGGAGGATTCTCCGTTCCATCATTCCCAGGTCCTGACAACGGGTGGATTCAGAAAAATGACTTCCATGACAAATGATATCCTTAAATCCGCTTTCTTCAAGAAATGCGCAAAGATCTTCCTTCGAATAAAGACGCTCGGCATAGAACTGATCAGCAATGACCCCATTTTCCACATGGGTAATGATTTCTCTGGAAATTAAGCGCTGACCATCGGTAGAGAGAGAACGTTCTCGAAGTACAAATTGTTTCTTCCCAATCCATTCCCAAGAACGGGCTTGGAAATGATCCTTTAGGTATTCGCCATCGGCAACATCGATAAATATTTTCCCAACCGGTTTAAGAACTCGGTGGACTTCTTGTAACACCCTGAGGTCATCCTGAACGCTTTCAAAATATCCAAAGCTATTTCCAAGAATGAGCACTACGTCGAAACTGCTTACAGGGTAGGGAAGCCTTCGAGCGTCTCCCTCCTTAAACTGAACATTCAGACCCTCTTTTCTTGCTTGCTGCCGGGCTTTCTGAATCAAATAGTGAGATCGGTCCAGACCGTAAACTTTTGTAAAACCACGCCGAGCAAGTTCTAGAGAGTGTCGCCCCTGTCCACAGCACAGGTCAAGAATCGCGTCGTCTGGCTGAAGTCCCAGCATCTTAGTAAAAAAATCCACCTCTTTTTTAGTGATATTTTGATCGTCAACTACGTCAGCATCGGTTTTGAGATAAAGAGAATTAAAAATATACCTCCACCAGTCAGGGTGCACGTACTCTTCCAATGATGGGATCGGACCTAAGGAACGTAGCCTTTTACCTCGAATTCTAGCTGGAACCGAAAACCGATGAACATCAGTTTCTTCTTTCATACAGAACTCTTCCTCCACGAAGACTCGTTGTTCATTGAATTAAGAATGATTATAGGTCGAAGGGGAGAAAAAACAATAATTTTATCTTCCAGTTTCAAAAATTTTTACAATAGGGTATAGTGATGGAATAAACGGGAGGACAAAAGAAAATGCTTCTCCGGAGCAATGTGGTTTTGGTTTTATTTTTTCTCCTTTTCAGTTATATTTCTCTTGAAAGCGTAAGCGAACGATTGACCGCTCAACTTCAAGAGCGATTTGCATTTTCTTATCAGGAAAATGAACGCATTAAAGTTCAGCTATGCAACTATTTTGGTCTTTCTTGCCCAGAAAAGGAAGGCAAAAGAATTTTTATGCTCCCCGAAACGCTGGCTCAATACGCTCAGGGAATCCTTTATAAAAATGTCCGATATGGCCGGAAGAAAAATCAGATTCTGGACGTGATGGTTCCTTTATCTCTCCGGCAAGGGGAGAAACTTCCCGTTTTCGCCTTCGCCCATGGGGGTACCTGGATTGGGGGCAGTAAAGATGAAGTCCTTTATGCCCAGTTCAGTAAGGAAATTATTCGGAATCGATACATTTGGGTAAGCATTGACTATCGGGTCTACCCTGAGGTCTCAATCTCGGGAATGACCAAGGATATCGTTACTGCACTCACGTGGGTCTATGAACATATCGAGGAATACGGTGGGGATGCGAAAAAGCTTACTCTCAGTGGGCACCCTGCAGGAGCGCATCTTGTAGCGCTCCTCACAGTTGGGAAAGATTCGTTGCCTTTTCCTCTTTATCAGGCTGTTAAAAAAGTGCTGCTTCTCAGTGGCCCATATGATCTTTTGGCATATAAGGGAAATATAGACATTCGCTGGAAAGAGGTGGTCGAACTCCTCTTCATTAACCTTTTCGAAGGACGGAGGAATCTCCGTTCTGTTTCACCAGTGTATCAGGTGGAGAAAGTCCCCTTCCAGTTTCTCCTTATGGTAGGCGAAAAGGATGAGGTCACTCCACCTTCCCAAACGGAGTGCCTTTACCGAGCGCTTCGTGAAAAAGGAAACAGAGCCATATTGCACCGCATCTCGGGAAAAGGTCATGGAGGCGTACTCCTGGCGCTGAATTCTGACTTTGAACAGGATTTTCCCTCAGTACTGGCCCAGTTTCTCAAAAATTAGCTCAGAACTTCGATTTTCCCAATTTCGATAATTGTACCCCACATAAAAATACTGGCGTAATCTTCACGAATCTTTGCCCAAAGGTGTACCCGAAGCCCATCTTGGTAGTATTCTTTGGGCAAATTGA from Atribacterota bacterium encodes:
- a CDS encoding type II secretion system F family protein, whose protein sequence is LEAGVPLLSALRSIAKQLSNLNFVVTIEEIANKIERGYSLSQALADYPKTFNRVFLGMAQSGEAGGNLDWTLGRLADYLEWEKDLRDKVQSATYYPMILLVAMIAASFFLVYFVFPQFVLLFETFTIELPLITKVVLGFIRFVNANWFLIYGSFLGAVLIFFLYIASEKGRRWWDRKKYRLPLFGQLLHKLIISRFAWILNGLLRSGMPMVQALEVVATSLGDTYVQNMVLEIAESIRRGRNLSQSIAQFPFFPPVVVQMVSVGEESGNLELTLNKVTELYDKEIVLFVSRLSSTIEPALTIIIGVGVFIVALSLFLPIFEIASKGMQGGGM
- a CDS encoding type II secretion system protein; its protein translation is MNWFTKKKKREEGFTLIELIIVVAIIGFLMAIAIPRYTTSRLVAAQNATKANLHQMATAIEVYSTENALADYPSTAAGLINAIKSSIPNPPKTPIGNVPYQCKANSSTDYQIWDPNTPATSGTTYRFVIGPGGVISESNNLTGGTNIE
- a CDS encoding A24 family peptidase: MIRIAFGVILFFLSLVDIKTQRIPDTLTIFLYGLGGISLVLNPSIYDKLLGGGILFAFFFLLYLAQPKGVGFGDVKLAGAIGFFLGWKLGLLALFFAFIGGGIVGIILILTKRKTLKDPLPFGPFLSGGAITALFFGVRILDWYMNLFYFP
- a CDS encoding Rrf2 family transcriptional regulator; the protein is MRFSTRSRYGLRLMIQLALSYEERKLLYIKEIAEREGISEKYLTQIVIPLKAKGLITSRRGSGGGYRLSRHPSQITVREVMEALEGNILPVDCLEGNTRCERASFCVARKVWQRVGRKIIEALEEFTLEDLTKMNQANQMVEYCI
- a CDS encoding tRNA 4-thiouridine(8) synthase ThiI; the encoded protein is MRVRAIGLISGGLDSALAVSLLKKQDIEVIALRFLSPFWGRGNQIKQLVQELGVEYREIEVDESYLAIIKNPRYGYGKNMNSCIDCKIWMLRRTRELMEEWGASFVFTGEVIGQRPKSQMKNTLRLIEKQSGLKGLLLRPLSAKLLPETIPEKEGWIKREALLDISGRGREKQLKLAEEWKIRSFSPPAGGCLLTEPNFSRRLRDLLQHGGNLTFQEIELLKLGRHFRFNPTFKLIVGRDAGENEKIWSVATPEDVLFFPVEGKGPIALGRGRENRDTLEDAASLLAYYVRYEDHHVPIGIEHHRLKEVWRVPKMEEQAVRQKMI
- the mnmA gene encoding tRNA 2-thiouridine(34) synthase MnmA, with the translated sequence MVKKKVLVAMSGGIDSSVAALILVERGFEVAGVTMYFGLSTSEKAVEDATSVCKKLDIPHHVLDYSHHMEDIVIQDFVNQYRQGKTPNPCVVCNKHLKFGKLLSHARIMGFDYLATGHYARIEERGGKYFLKRPKDRRKDQTYFLYGIEQTHLPFILFPLSELTKEEVRALATWAHLPVATKPQSQDVCFLLHGDYRKFLTQKIQEDLSGLIVTSDGRVLGRHRGYFQYTIGQRKGLRVSGVKPFYVVAIRPERHEVVVGGRGELKVRGLIASPCNILVEAFPTHLFAQVRYLQRERLCSVRILDFQKVQVMFEEEVEMVTPGQSVVFYSHDEILGGGIIERVLE
- the nadA gene encoding quinolinate synthase NadA, whose protein sequence is MDDLKKDIFKLKQEKKALILAHNYQLPEVQDVADFVGDSLGLSIAASQTDAKVIVFCGVFFMAETAKILSPQKLVLLPEEKAGCPMADMITAPQLRELKSLHPQAVSLCYVNTSAAVKAECDYCCTSANAVKIVEESLKSAAEIIFVPDQHLARYVASQTGGNFIIWPGYCPVHVDITPEHIEEAKKRYPQAPVLVHPECRQEVIELADHVLSTEGMCWYMKKSLASTFIVGTEVGILYRLQKENPTKRFYPVSENAICVDMKKITLEKIVSSLEKMEYQIELPEAIIQKAQKSIKRMIQST
- a CDS encoding methyltransferase domain-containing protein: MKEETDVHRFSVPARIRGKRLRSLGPIPSLEEYVHPDWWRYIFNSLYLKTDADVVDDQNITKKEVDFFTKMLGLQPDDAILDLCCGQGRHSLELARRGFTKVYGLDRSHYLIQKARQQARKEGLNVQFKEGDARRLPYPVSSFDVVLILGNSFGYFESVQDDLRVLQEVHRVLKPVGKIFIDVADGEYLKDHFQARSWEWIGKKQFVLRERSLSTDGQRLISREIITHVENGVIADQFYAERLYSKEDLCAFLEESGFKDIICHGSHFSESTRCQDLGMMERRILLSARVHKPVSIDRLGKSKKKSFRVAVLLGDPHQPDPIKPNTVFDEDDLYTVQSLKSVLNDLSGYSFIYLDRHDTLVHDLVKLRGKVDLVFNLCDEGFSNDARKELHIPALLEILGFPYTGSSPRCLAYCYDKSLVRGIAKEMGIPVPKAFLIQSDDFTFNLPFHFPVILKPNFGDSSFGITQKSVATNMDDFVEAVSEIRGKFGYDKPILVEEFLTGKDLSLGIIGNPPESYQILPLTEEDYSFLAPGLPPICGYEAKWLPDSPYGKVTSVPCTLDKETEKVIVTSSLKLFERLECRDYARFDWRLSKDSHPYLLEVNPNPGWCWDGHLAKMAFFAGLSYQEMLHAILKASIKRLKGECELP
- a CDS encoding alpha/beta hydrolase, whose protein sequence is MLLRSNVVLVLFFLLFSYISLESVSERLTAQLQERFAFSYQENERIKVQLCNYFGLSCPEKEGKRIFMLPETLAQYAQGILYKNVRYGRKKNQILDVMVPLSLRQGEKLPVFAFAHGGTWIGGSKDEVLYAQFSKEIIRNRYIWVSIDYRVYPEVSISGMTKDIVTALTWVYEHIEEYGGDAKKLTLSGHPAGAHLVALLTVGKDSLPFPLYQAVKKVLLLSGPYDLLAYKGNIDIRWKEVVELLFINLFEGRRNLRSVSPVYQVEKVPFQFLLMVGEKDEVTPPSQTECLYRALREKGNRAILHRISGKGHGGVLLALNSDFEQDFPSVLAQFLKN